The DNA window CCAAAGGTCGGCGCGGCCGGCGGCTGGTAGCCTTTGATCTCCTGGATGGTGAGCGTAATCGTCGAGAAAGAGGTCTGGTCTTTCAGCACCCGCATCCGGCCCTGCATCCGCTCGATCTCCTCCCGCACGCGGGCCAGTTGTTCTTCCACCCGCAGCACCTCTTCCAGTTTGCCGGTCGCTTTCTCCAGCAACTCGATCAGGCGTTTCTCCTGCCGCTGCTTGTTTTCGATTCGGGCCAGTACGTCGTAAAATTCGGCCGTGACTTCTTCGGATCCGGTCGTCAGACTCTGGAACTCGCCGAGCGTCTGGGCCGCTTCCAGGAACGTGCCGTACTGCTGGACCGGCACGCGAATTGTCCAGGAGCCTGACCGGGGCGAGCCGCTGCTTCCTTCGACGCTGGACTTGGCGACAAACCCGTTATGACGGGCGGCCAGCTTTTCGACTTCCGCCGGCACGCCGTCGAACTCCTCGACGATCAGTCGCAGGAAGGCCGTGTAGATTATCTGCCGCTGAATCTTCTGCTCTGGCGTATCCGGGGCGCCGTCGCCTGCCTGGCCGAGTTCCGCCTCCACCGATTCGCTGGACGTGTCCGCTGTGAATGCGTCTACATCGTTGCTCTCAGGCATGCCGGCCGCCTCGGAAGCAGGCGAATAGCTGCCTTTCGATTCGGCAGACCGTGTTCGCTTCATCTCGTACGACTCGCTGCAGCCGACCAGAGAGACCCCGACCAGAGCAAATACGATTCCGATGAAAGAGCGCAGCAAGGCGCGCATGGCGGACTCCCGGATGAGGGGGAAAGGCGAGTGTGAAGAGGAGTATTGATTACGAGTCCGGAATCGCTCGATTTATTCCCGCGTTTTCGCGAGAAACGAACAAAGACCGACTACGGAGCCGATGCTGAAGACGCGACTCGCCAAGATTTAGTTCCCTGCGGACAGTAATCCTGGCGACTGCCGGAAGGGATGGCCAGCGGTGCAACCGCGGACTCTGGCGCCCGGCGACTGCGACTAATGTTCGCGGGGGACATTGTTCTCGTCCACCAGCACCACCCGGGGAACATGGGCGGGAATCTCGGCCTCTTCCAGCTCTGCGTAACAACAAATGATAACGAGGTCGCCGGGCCCCACCAGGTGCGCTGCGGCCCCGTTGATGCAGATCTCTCCCTGGCCCGCTGGGCCGGCCATTGTATAGGTCCGCAGCCGCGCGCCGTTGCGCAAGTTGTAAATATCGACCGACTCAAACTCCCTGATATCCGCCGCCGCCAGCAGGTTGCGATCGATCGTGATACTACCGTCGTACGCCAGATCTGCGTCTGTCACAGTCGCTCGATGTATCTTTGAATAAAGCAGGGTTCGTTTCATCGCTGTTTCCTTTCAACATTTTCCGTCGACGGAATGATTTCCAAAGACCGTGAAAAGAATAACTGCCGAATATTGGTTCGTCGTTTTGAGCAAATGCAGACGCCGGACAGTCGACTTTCACTCCGTGAAAGATCGCGTTCTTTTGCGGAGCAAAAGACGACTAACCGTCGACTTCCGTCAGTTAAAAGTTTCTCGTTCCACGGAAATCCTATCCGCCAATCCGCCGCCGGCAAGATCAGGCAAGCAGCAATCGGCCCAGGGCCGCCTGGTGGAAAGCAGAAATTTGATCGTCGACATTCGCTGCATGATTCCGTAAAAAAGACAGCTGACGACCTGCTTCCTTGCTGTGAGTTACCCCATGAAACGGCTGCCCCTGGCGGTTCTGATCGC is part of the Lignipirellula cremea genome and encodes:
- the panD gene encoding aspartate 1-decarboxylase, which gives rise to MKRTLLYSKIHRATVTDADLAYDGSITIDRNLLAAADIREFESVDIYNLRNGARLRTYTMAGPAGQGEICINGAAAHLVGPGDLVIICCYAELEEAEIPAHVPRVVLVDENNVPREH
- a CDS encoding DUF4349 domain-containing protein, which codes for MRALLRSFIGIVFALVGVSLVGCSESYEMKRTRSAESKGSYSPASEAAGMPESNDVDAFTADTSSESVEAELGQAGDGAPDTPEQKIQRQIIYTAFLRLIVEEFDGVPAEVEKLAARHNGFVAKSSVEGSSGSPRSGSWTIRVPVQQYGTFLEAAQTLGEFQSLTTGSEEVTAEFYDVLARIENKQRQEKRLIELLEKATGKLEEVLRVEEQLARVREEIERMQGRMRVLKDQTSFSTITLTIQEIKGYQPPAAPTFGNRIARAWFGTLTALQKAGENLVIAIVTIIPWLLILLIPLLMFIGLLRFLFRKRRTE